The Litorilinea aerophila region ACATCGCTGGAATTCCTGGTAGTATCGCCGGGTCTTGGGTTCCAGCTCTGCCAGGATGGTCGCCTTGGGCACCGGCGCCAGCAGGCCGTTGCAGCGGAGGCACCGGCGCCAGGGCCGAATCTCGCCGGCCAGCCGATAGCGGCGCAGCACCGCCAGTAACTGGGCCTGGGGCTCCGTCTGGCGCAGACAGTAGCCGTAGAGCACGATCTTCCGCTTGAGCACGCCCCGGTCCCGGGTCAGGAGCACCCGGTTCTCCCGGCTGGCGATTTGGGCCAGGGTGGCGTCGTCGTAGTCGTTGCGGTAGAGGCTGTCGAATCCCAACAGCCGCAGATAACTGGCCAGCTGCCCCAGGTGGGTGTCCAGGATGAAGCGCACCGGCCGGGGCAGGGGCGGCCGCAGGCAGAAGGCTGCCCGGACGCCCGGCCTGACCGACTCCGGATAGACGTCCACCTGGTCGCCGGCCCGGAGCAGGTAGGCAAAGGTCACCGGCACCCGGTTCACCAGGAGCAGCTCGATCTCCGTGTGGGGTACGCCCAGGGCTTCCACCACATGCTTGATGGAGACCGTGCCGTCCAGGCTGTAGGCGATGGCCCCGGAGCGTTGTTCCTCGGGCAGAAAGTCGTTCAGCTCACCGTGAAAGCGAATGTGGGCCTGTTCCATGCCGGCGTCACTCGTCCAACAGGACAACCGGCTCCTGGTAGTAGCGCACCTGGCGATAGGCGAGCTTTTCCCGCAACAGGTTGTCCAGCCATGCCTGTTTGGCCGCCAGGGGTTCGTCTCCGGCCAGCCGCTCCAGGGGAGCGTTCAGCCGCAGGATGCGGCCGGGGATGACAAACCGGGTGATGCCTGCGGGCAGCTTGCGCCCCTCGGCGGCCAGCGTCAAAACCGTATCCAGGGTGAACGGGGGAAAGGTCACCAGCGCGGCCAGATCCGGATACTGGCTGCGCAGGCTCTCCAGGTCGGTGGTCAGCGTCCGTTCCACCCGTCCCCATTCGCTGTAACAGGCCACCACCTGGTTGAGCTGTTCCAGCCAGTCGGCGCCGGCGGCCGCCTCCACCCGATAGGTCACGCCTTGGGCCGTGATCAGGTGTGCCAGGGCTTGTTCCCCAGCATTCGGCCCGTCTCCTCCTTCACCAACGGGCACCAGACGGATGCCGGGCAGCTCTGCCAGGCGCGACAGGAGCCCCGCCCCGCCGCGAATCACATGGTGCCAGGTGTACAACTGGACACCCTGCTGTCCCAGGTCCACCACCTGAAGTACGATGTGGGGATAGCGGAGCTCCCGGAACGCAGTCACCCGGGTGGCGCCGTCCAGGACAATGTAGCGGCCCCGGTGGAGGACGGCCACCGGCGGGTTGATCAGCCGCCCTTCAGCGGTCAGCCGGGCCGCCAGCTCGGTCACCCGGCTGCGGTCATACTCCTCGTGGGGCAGGGCCTCCTCGACGGCCACCACCTTCAGCGCCAGGGTGCCGGCCGGCGGCTGGGGACGCAGGCGGGCCAGCACCTGGTGGGCCACGGCCAGGGCCAGCCGGCGCTGGGTCTCGGCTGGATGGGGGGGCAGCGGAGGCGCAACCAGCACCCGCGGATGGCTCAATAGTCCAGACCACGTCCTGGGAGGCTCCTCGGCCAGGACCAACCCCACCCCGGCCAGCCGGCCCGTCTCCAGCCCTTCCAGTAGCACCTCCGCGTCCACCCTGGCCTGGGGGACGGCCAGTACCACGATAGCCCCCGTCGGGAGCCGGGCCAGGGTGGAGGCGTCCAGCGAGCCTGTCAATGGGCCGGACAGGTCGTGGATGGTGAGCACATCGGCCTGTTCCAGGAGGTCGGTCAGGGAAACCTGTTCGACGGCCGGATCCAGGATGAGCTCGGGCGTGGGCGGCTGTTGGTGGACCAGCACTCGCATGCCGAAGGCCCTGGCCCGCCCTGCCACCT contains the following coding sequences:
- a CDS encoding Mut7-C RNAse domain-containing protein, which encodes MEQAHIRFHGELNDFLPEEQRSGAIAYSLDGTVSIKHVVEALGVPHTEIELLLVNRVPVTFAYLLRAGDQVDVYPESVRPGVRAAFCLRPPLPRPVRFILDTHLGQLASYLRLLGFDSLYRNDYDDATLAQIASRENRVLLTRDRGVLKRKIVLYGYCLRQTEPQAQLLAVLRRYRLAGEIRPWRRCLRCNGLLAPVPKATILAELEPKTRRYYQEFQRCQACGQIYWQGSHYARLQHFIDRILAAVHR
- a CDS encoding NAD(P)-dependent oxidoreductase — its product is MAVVPPRDPAAGPRILVCDPIHEEGLRLLRQHARVDVVEGALTPAELAERIGDYEAVIVGARTTLPAAVIHRGSRLQVIGRAAAGLDNIDVAAARAEGVQVVDSPDPHTVAVAEQVLALMLALAHRLHPGRGGSPGATGLSSPDAPAGLAGKTLGVLGFGPVGRQVAGRARAFGMRVLVHQQPPTPELILDPAVEQVSLTDLLEQADVLTIHDLSGPLTGSLDASTLARLPTGAIVVLAVPQARVDAEVLLEGLETGRLAGVGLVLAEEPPRTWSGLLSHPRVLVAPPLPPHPAETQRRLALAVAHQVLARLRPQPPAGTLALKVVAVEEALPHEEYDRSRVTELAARLTAEGRLINPPVAVLHRGRYIVLDGATRVTAFRELRYPHIVLQVVDLGQQGVQLYTWHHVIRGGAGLLSRLAELPGIRLVPVGEGGDGPNAGEQALAHLITAQGVTYRVEAAAGADWLEQLNQVVACYSEWGRVERTLTTDLESLRSQYPDLAALVTFPPFTLDTVLTLAAEGRKLPAGITRFVIPGRILRLNAPLERLAGDEPLAAKQAWLDNLLREKLAYRQVRYYQEPVVLLDE